The following coding sequences lie in one Impatiens glandulifera unplaced genomic scaffold, dImpGla2.1, whole genome shotgun sequence genomic window:
- the LOC124917352 gene encoding arginine/serine-rich coiled-coil protein 2-like isoform X2 — MDSLATGGDTKAGFRKPSNDATNRKYRRRSPSTGSSSSDGSPRHDRSSSPMISKEDLSKDSDSRRRKADGRDMDRTHVGRNSDSYKSSRSSRGDYRRHDDHDRHKSYSDRTRQENDQYRSRDHLGNKDRNYSGHRSSRDNREKETLSTEHNKYKDSASHRTGSDNRDARKDYLRNSGDRKNNHSHLHEESRGHRSETSSQKNTDGHQSKEVSKVVYEEMNDEKNNKEEKKKDSENLGMGRTKDQGEHLVNSESPSKKAKFLGFEKAGGGQSSSLKQSGEVVVSKMTTQPALTSDDIDAAKVAAMKVAESVNRNLIGTGFMTADQKKKLLWGNKKNTVSEEPGNNRWDSSLFNDREREEKFKKLMSLRLAWCIWPIIVGCKGRAEEDRSGSSRSSCRQAEGGTTAAGLGEAVHCWTSTQRWTHSWPWPLRIKIIFGVLFYKTYANVVIVIEMLFLPFIELLCHWTHNAWKCTTLLNIIIDSGFILKHTFVIESYSQRSLLTW, encoded by the exons ATGGACTCTCTGGCTACTGGTGGTGATACGAAGGCTGGGTTTCGTAAGCCTTCAAATGATGCAACCAACCGAAAGTATAGGCGCCGCTCTCCATCTACCGGCTCCTCTTCCTCAGATG GGAGCCCGAGACATGATCGTAGCTCTAGCCCAATGATTTCCAAGGAAGATTTGTCAAAAGATTCTGACTCTCGTAGGAGGAAAGCTGATGGGAGAGATATGGACAGGACTCACGTTGGACGAAACAGTGATTCATATAAATCTTCAAGGAGTTCTCGTGGTGATTATCGCAGGCATGATGACCATGATAGACACAAGTCTTATTCTGATCGGACAAGGCAAGAAAATGATCAGTATAGATCTAGAGACCATTTGGGTAATAAGGATAGAAACTACTCTGGACATAGAAGCAGCAGAGATAATAGAGAGAAGGAAACTTTGTCTACTGAACACAACAAGTACAAGGATTCCGCCTCTCATAGAACTGGATCTGATAATCGCGATGCAAGGAAGGACTACTTGAGGAATTCGGGTGATCGGAAAAACAATCATTCGCATCTTCATGAAGAATCAAGGGGACatagaagtgaaacaagctCACAGAAGAACACTGATGGCCATCAATCAAAAGAAGTTTCCAAAGTTGTCTATGAAGAAATGAATGATGAGAAGAATAACAAAGAGGAAAAGAAGAAGGATAGTGAGAATTTGGGAATGGGTAGGACCAAAGACCAAGGAGAACATTTAGTAAACTCGGAATCTCCTTCCAAAAAAGCTAAGTTCCTCGGTTTTGAGAAAG CTGGTGGAGGGCAGTCCTCGAGTTTGAAGCAAAGCGGGGAGGTTGTTGTTAGTAAGATGACCACACAGCCAGCTCTAACTTCTGATGATATAGACGCAGCAAAGGTTGCTGCAATGAAAGTAGCAGAGTCAG TTAACAGGAACCTTATCGGCACTGGCTTCATGACTGCTGATCAGAAGAAAAAGCTACTATGGGGGAATAAAAAGAATACTGTTTCAGAAGAG CCTGGTAATAATAGATGGGATTCATCTCTGTTTAATGACCGTGAGCGAGAAGAGAAATTTAAAAAGCTCATG AGTCTGAGGTTGGCTTGGTGCATATGGCCCATTATTGTAGGGTGTAAAGGGAGAGCAGAAGAAGACAGATCAGGGTCATCAAGATCAAGCTGCCGACAAGCAGAGGGAGGAACAACTGCAGCTGGACTTGGAGAAGCAGTACACTGCTGGACTTCGACGCAGAGATGGACGCACAGTTGGCCTTGGCCTCTGAGGATCAAGATCATCTTTGgggttttgttttataaaacttaTGCTAATGTAGTTATTGTCATTGAAATGCTGTTTTTACCTTTTATAGAACTTTTGTGTCATTGGACACATAATGCTTGGAAATGTACTACCCTACTCAACATTATTATAGATAGTGGTTTCATTTTAAAACACACTTTTGTTATAGAGAGTTATTCTCAAAGAAGCCTGTTGACTTGGTAA
- the LOC124917352 gene encoding arginine/serine-rich coiled-coil protein 2-like isoform X4: protein MDSLATGGDTKAGFRKPSNDATNRKYRRRSPSTGSSSSDGSPRHDRSSSPMISKEDLSKDSDSRRRKADGRDMDRTHVGRNSDSYKSSRSSRGDYRRHDDHDRHKSYSDRTRQENDQYRSRDHLGNKDRNYSGHRSSRDNREKETLSTEHNKYKDSASHRTGSDNRDARKDYLRNSGDRKNNHSHLHEESRGHRSETSSQKNTDGHQSKEVSKVVYEEMNDEKNNKEEKKKDSENLGMGRTKDQGEHLVNSESPSKKAKFLGFEKAGGGQSSSLKQSGEVVVSKMTTQPALTSDDIDAAKVAAMKVAESVNRNLIGTGFMTADQKKKLLWGNKKNTVSEEPGNNRWDSSLFNDREREEKFKKLMGVKGEQKKTDQGHQDQAADKQREEQLQLDLEKQYTAGLRRRDGRTVGLGL from the exons ATGGACTCTCTGGCTACTGGTGGTGATACGAAGGCTGGGTTTCGTAAGCCTTCAAATGATGCAACCAACCGAAAGTATAGGCGCCGCTCTCCATCTACCGGCTCCTCTTCCTCAGATG GGAGCCCGAGACATGATCGTAGCTCTAGCCCAATGATTTCCAAGGAAGATTTGTCAAAAGATTCTGACTCTCGTAGGAGGAAAGCTGATGGGAGAGATATGGACAGGACTCACGTTGGACGAAACAGTGATTCATATAAATCTTCAAGGAGTTCTCGTGGTGATTATCGCAGGCATGATGACCATGATAGACACAAGTCTTATTCTGATCGGACAAGGCAAGAAAATGATCAGTATAGATCTAGAGACCATTTGGGTAATAAGGATAGAAACTACTCTGGACATAGAAGCAGCAGAGATAATAGAGAGAAGGAAACTTTGTCTACTGAACACAACAAGTACAAGGATTCCGCCTCTCATAGAACTGGATCTGATAATCGCGATGCAAGGAAGGACTACTTGAGGAATTCGGGTGATCGGAAAAACAATCATTCGCATCTTCATGAAGAATCAAGGGGACatagaagtgaaacaagctCACAGAAGAACACTGATGGCCATCAATCAAAAGAAGTTTCCAAAGTTGTCTATGAAGAAATGAATGATGAGAAGAATAACAAAGAGGAAAAGAAGAAGGATAGTGAGAATTTGGGAATGGGTAGGACCAAAGACCAAGGAGAACATTTAGTAAACTCGGAATCTCCTTCCAAAAAAGCTAAGTTCCTCGGTTTTGAGAAAG CTGGTGGAGGGCAGTCCTCGAGTTTGAAGCAAAGCGGGGAGGTTGTTGTTAGTAAGATGACCACACAGCCAGCTCTAACTTCTGATGATATAGACGCAGCAAAGGTTGCTGCAATGAAAGTAGCAGAGTCAG TTAACAGGAACCTTATCGGCACTGGCTTCATGACTGCTGATCAGAAGAAAAAGCTACTATGGGGGAATAAAAAGAATACTGTTTCAGAAGAG CCTGGTAATAATAGATGGGATTCATCTCTGTTTAATGACCGTGAGCGAGAAGAGAAATTTAAAAAGCTCATG GGTGTAAAGGGAGAGCAGAAGAAGACAGATCAGGGTCATCAAGATCAAGCTGCCGACAAGCAGAGGGAGGAACAACTGCAGCTGGACTTGGAGAAGCAGTACACTGCTGGACTTCGACGCAGAGATGGACGCACAGTTGGCCTTGGCCTCTGA
- the LOC124917352 gene encoding arginine/serine-rich coiled-coil protein 2-like isoform X3, producing the protein MDSLATGGDTKAGFRKPSNDATNRKYRRRSPSTGSSSSDGSPRHDRSSSPMISKEDLSKDSDSRRRKADGRDMDRTHVGRNSDSYKSSRSSRGDYRRHDDHDRHKSYSDRTRQENDQYRSRDHLGNKDRNYSGHRSSRDNREKETLSTEHNKYKDSASHRTGSDNRDARKDYLRNSGDRKNNHSHLHEESRGHRSETSSQKNTDGHQSKEVSKVVYEEMNDEKNNKEEKKKDSENLGMGRTKDQGEHLVNSESPSKKAKFLGFEKAGGGQSSSLKQSGEVVVSKMTTQPALTSDDIDAAKVAAMKVAESVNRNLIGTGFMTADQKKKLLWGNKKNTVSEEQPGNNRWDSSLFNDREREEKFKKLMGVKGEQKKTDQGHQDQAADKQREEQLQLDLEKQYTAGLRRRDGRTVGLGL; encoded by the exons ATGGACTCTCTGGCTACTGGTGGTGATACGAAGGCTGGGTTTCGTAAGCCTTCAAATGATGCAACCAACCGAAAGTATAGGCGCCGCTCTCCATCTACCGGCTCCTCTTCCTCAGATG GGAGCCCGAGACATGATCGTAGCTCTAGCCCAATGATTTCCAAGGAAGATTTGTCAAAAGATTCTGACTCTCGTAGGAGGAAAGCTGATGGGAGAGATATGGACAGGACTCACGTTGGACGAAACAGTGATTCATATAAATCTTCAAGGAGTTCTCGTGGTGATTATCGCAGGCATGATGACCATGATAGACACAAGTCTTATTCTGATCGGACAAGGCAAGAAAATGATCAGTATAGATCTAGAGACCATTTGGGTAATAAGGATAGAAACTACTCTGGACATAGAAGCAGCAGAGATAATAGAGAGAAGGAAACTTTGTCTACTGAACACAACAAGTACAAGGATTCCGCCTCTCATAGAACTGGATCTGATAATCGCGATGCAAGGAAGGACTACTTGAGGAATTCGGGTGATCGGAAAAACAATCATTCGCATCTTCATGAAGAATCAAGGGGACatagaagtgaaacaagctCACAGAAGAACACTGATGGCCATCAATCAAAAGAAGTTTCCAAAGTTGTCTATGAAGAAATGAATGATGAGAAGAATAACAAAGAGGAAAAGAAGAAGGATAGTGAGAATTTGGGAATGGGTAGGACCAAAGACCAAGGAGAACATTTAGTAAACTCGGAATCTCCTTCCAAAAAAGCTAAGTTCCTCGGTTTTGAGAAAG CTGGTGGAGGGCAGTCCTCGAGTTTGAAGCAAAGCGGGGAGGTTGTTGTTAGTAAGATGACCACACAGCCAGCTCTAACTTCTGATGATATAGACGCAGCAAAGGTTGCTGCAATGAAAGTAGCAGAGTCAG TTAACAGGAACCTTATCGGCACTGGCTTCATGACTGCTGATCAGAAGAAAAAGCTACTATGGGGGAATAAAAAGAATACTGTTTCAGAAGAG CAGCCTGGTAATAATAGATGGGATTCATCTCTGTTTAATGACCGTGAGCGAGAAGAGAAATTTAAAAAGCTCATG GGTGTAAAGGGAGAGCAGAAGAAGACAGATCAGGGTCATCAAGATCAAGCTGCCGACAAGCAGAGGGAGGAACAACTGCAGCTGGACTTGGAGAAGCAGTACACTGCTGGACTTCGACGCAGAGATGGACGCACAGTTGGCCTTGGCCTCTGA
- the LOC124917352 gene encoding pre-mRNA-splicing factor spp2-like isoform X1 has protein sequence MDSLATGGDTKAGFRKPSNDATNRKYRRRSPSTGSSSSDGSPRHDRSSSPMISKEDLSKDSDSRRRKADGRDMDRTHVGRNSDSYKSSRSSRGDYRRHDDHDRHKSYSDRTRQENDQYRSRDHLGNKDRNYSGHRSSRDNREKETLSTEHNKYKDSASHRTGSDNRDARKDYLRNSGDRKNNHSHLHEESRGHRSETSSQKNTDGHQSKEVSKVVYEEMNDEKNNKEEKKKDSENLGMGRTKDQGEHLVNSESPSKKAKFLGFEKAGGGQSSSLKQSGEVVVSKMTTQPALTSDDIDAAKVAAMKVAESVNRNLIGTGFMTADQKKKLLWGNKKNTVSEEQPGNNRWDSSLFNDREREEKFKKLMSLRLAWCIWPIIVGCKGRAEEDRSGSSRSSCRQAEGGTTAAGLGEAVHCWTSTQRWTHSWPWPLRIKIIFGVLFYKTYANVVIVIEMLFLPFIELLCHWTHNAWKCTTLLNIIIDSGFILKHTFVIESYSQRSLLTW, from the exons ATGGACTCTCTGGCTACTGGTGGTGATACGAAGGCTGGGTTTCGTAAGCCTTCAAATGATGCAACCAACCGAAAGTATAGGCGCCGCTCTCCATCTACCGGCTCCTCTTCCTCAGATG GGAGCCCGAGACATGATCGTAGCTCTAGCCCAATGATTTCCAAGGAAGATTTGTCAAAAGATTCTGACTCTCGTAGGAGGAAAGCTGATGGGAGAGATATGGACAGGACTCACGTTGGACGAAACAGTGATTCATATAAATCTTCAAGGAGTTCTCGTGGTGATTATCGCAGGCATGATGACCATGATAGACACAAGTCTTATTCTGATCGGACAAGGCAAGAAAATGATCAGTATAGATCTAGAGACCATTTGGGTAATAAGGATAGAAACTACTCTGGACATAGAAGCAGCAGAGATAATAGAGAGAAGGAAACTTTGTCTACTGAACACAACAAGTACAAGGATTCCGCCTCTCATAGAACTGGATCTGATAATCGCGATGCAAGGAAGGACTACTTGAGGAATTCGGGTGATCGGAAAAACAATCATTCGCATCTTCATGAAGAATCAAGGGGACatagaagtgaaacaagctCACAGAAGAACACTGATGGCCATCAATCAAAAGAAGTTTCCAAAGTTGTCTATGAAGAAATGAATGATGAGAAGAATAACAAAGAGGAAAAGAAGAAGGATAGTGAGAATTTGGGAATGGGTAGGACCAAAGACCAAGGAGAACATTTAGTAAACTCGGAATCTCCTTCCAAAAAAGCTAAGTTCCTCGGTTTTGAGAAAG CTGGTGGAGGGCAGTCCTCGAGTTTGAAGCAAAGCGGGGAGGTTGTTGTTAGTAAGATGACCACACAGCCAGCTCTAACTTCTGATGATATAGACGCAGCAAAGGTTGCTGCAATGAAAGTAGCAGAGTCAG TTAACAGGAACCTTATCGGCACTGGCTTCATGACTGCTGATCAGAAGAAAAAGCTACTATGGGGGAATAAAAAGAATACTGTTTCAGAAGAG CAGCCTGGTAATAATAGATGGGATTCATCTCTGTTTAATGACCGTGAGCGAGAAGAGAAATTTAAAAAGCTCATG AGTCTGAGGTTGGCTTGGTGCATATGGCCCATTATTGTAGGGTGTAAAGGGAGAGCAGAAGAAGACAGATCAGGGTCATCAAGATCAAGCTGCCGACAAGCAGAGGGAGGAACAACTGCAGCTGGACTTGGAGAAGCAGTACACTGCTGGACTTCGACGCAGAGATGGACGCACAGTTGGCCTTGGCCTCTGAGGATCAAGATCATCTTTGgggttttgttttataaaacttaTGCTAATGTAGTTATTGTCATTGAAATGCTGTTTTTACCTTTTATAGAACTTTTGTGTCATTGGACACATAATGCTTGGAAATGTACTACCCTACTCAACATTATTATAGATAGTGGTTTCATTTTAAAACACACTTTTGTTATAGAGAGTTATTCTCAAAGAAGCCTGTTGACTTGGTAA
- the LOC124917351 gene encoding microtubule-associated protein 70-2-like: MANNHFSTHNGDADPLKPAFPNSSAMKQRKKPATFSRASSDVDDIINLLHGSDPVRVELNRLENEVRDKDRELGDAHAEIKSLKYYERLKEKAVEELTDELKKVDEKLKATGLLLESKNLEIKKINDEKKAALAAQFAAEATLRRVHAAQKDDEMPPIEAIITPLEAELKLTRLEVAKLQDDNRALDRLTKSKEAALLEAERTVQMALTKAALVDDLQNKNQDLMKQIEICQEENRILDKMHRQKVAEVEKLTQTVRELEEAVLAGGAAANAVRDYQRKFQEMNEEKRIMDRELARAKVNANRVATVVANEWKDGNDKVMPVRQWLEERRFFQGEMQQLRDKLAVADRTAKAEAQLKEKYLLRFKVLEEKLKTPFNGVSRGPPTIERRSVSNGRARRQSIGGVETLSRPITNSYLLKRSNSAYAAAKAMKGKDECESSENNGMGRTEAEEVDSVSGILYDMLQKEVVMLRKACHEKDQSLKDKDDAIEMLAKKVETLNKAMEVEGRKTRRDLAAMEKEITAMRKEEQDPRTRRTGAIRGQQFGTQSPFVRRNI; encoded by the exons ATGGCAAACAATCATTTCAGCACCCACAACGGCGACGCCGACCCACTCAAGCCGGCGTTTCCAAACTCGTCGGCGATGAAGCAGAGGAAAAAGCCGGCGACCTTCTCCCGAGCCAGCTCCGACGTCGATGACATAATCAACCTCTTGCACGGCTCCGATCCAGTCAGAGTCGAGCTCAATCGTCTCGAGAATGAAGTTCGAG ATAAGGATAGGGAATTGGGAGATGCTCATGCTGAAATCAAGTCACTCAAGTACTATGAACGATTGAAAGAGAAAGCAGTTGAAGAA TTAACAGATGAGCTAAAGAAAGTGGATGAGAAACTGAAGGCAACTGGACTCCTCTTAGAAAGCAAA AATCTAGAGATTAAGAAGATAAACGACGAGAAGAAGGCTGCTCTAGCTGCTCAATTTGCAGCAGAGGCAACACTAAGAAGAGTTCATGCTGCTCAGAAAGATGATGAAATGCCCCCAATTGAAGCCATTATCACTCCACTTGAGGCAGAGCTGAAGCTGACACGCTTGGAG GTAGCGAAGTTGCAGGATGACAACAGAGCATTGGATCGTCTCACCAAATCTAAGGAGGCTGCTCTACTTGAAGCTGAGAGAACTGTTCAGATGGCATTGACAAAAGCAGCTTTGGTTGATGATCTGCAGAATAAAAACCAAGACCTCATGAAACAAATCGAAATATGCCAG GAGGAAAACAGAATATTAGACAAAATGCATCGCCAGAAAGTCGCGGAAGTTGAAAAGCTTACTCAAACTGTTCGTGAGCTCGAGGAGGCAGTTTTAGCTGGTGGGGCTGCTGCTAATGCTGTGCGCGACTACCAGAGAAAATTTCAAGAAATGAAt GAGGAGAAAAGAATAATGGACAGAGAGCTTGCTCGGGCAAAAGTAAACGCGAATCGGGTTGCAACTGTAGTTGCAAACGAATGGAAAGATGGGAACGATAAAGTGATGCCTGTGAGGCAATGGCTGGAAGAAAGAAGATTCTTTCAG GGAGAAATGCAACAACTTCGTGATAAACTAGCAGTAGCTGATCGCACAGCAAAGGCTGAAGCGCAATTAAAA GAAAAATACTTGCTCCGCTTTAAAGTTTTGGAAGAAAAGCTTAAAACACCATTTAATGGTGTTTCCCGTGGCCCCCCCACCATTGAACGAAGAAGCGTAAGCAATGGCCGAGCTCGTCGCCAGTCCATTGGTGGAGTTGAAACCTTGTCCAGACCGATAACCAACAGTTACTTATTGAAAAGATCAAATTCTGCCTACGCAGCTGCTAAAGCAATGAAGGGGAAAGATGAGTGCGAGAGCAGTGAAAATAATGGGATGGGAAGAACGGAAGCTGAAGAAGTAGATAGCGTTTCTGGAATTTTATACGATATGTTGCAGAAAGAGGTTGTGATGTTGCGGAAAGCTTGTCATGAGAAAGATCAGAGCCTTAAGGACAAAGATGATGCTATCGAG ATGCTGGCTAAGAAGGTTGAGACACTAAATAAAGCTATGGAAGTGGAGGGGAGAAAGACTAGGAGGGATTTGGCTGCAATGGAAAAGGAGATAACTGCAATGCGTAAAGAGGAGCAAGATCCAAGGACACGGCGAACTGGGGCAATTCGGGGCCAACAATTTGGCACTCAGTCGCCTTTTGTAAGAAG GAACATATGA